One window of Chryseobacterium indologenes genomic DNA carries:
- a CDS encoding YdeI/OmpD-associated family protein: MNPQTIEFSAIIKQNGEMNAAFVEFPFSTEELFNKKGQVKIKALFDGNVEYRGSLAKMKSDCHILGLTQEVRKQLGKTFGDEVSVSLTEDKEERVVEIAEDIVSVFNENPEAKTLFDKMSYTHKKEYIRWIEEAKKPQTRENRKIKMIQMILDGKKGI, translated from the coding sequence ATGAATCCTCAAACAATCGAATTCTCAGCTATTATTAAGCAAAACGGAGAAATGAATGCTGCGTTTGTAGAATTTCCTTTTTCTACAGAAGAACTGTTTAATAAAAAAGGACAGGTAAAGATTAAAGCTCTATTTGATGGTAACGTTGAATATCGTGGAAGCCTTGCCAAAATGAAATCAGACTGTCATATTTTAGGCCTTACACAGGAAGTCAGGAAACAGCTTGGGAAAACTTTCGGAGATGAGGTTTCTGTTTCGCTTACCGAAGACAAAGAAGAAAGAGTGGTTGAGATTGCTGAAGATATTGTCTCCGTTTTTAATGAAAATCCTGAAGCAAAGACGTTATTCGACAAAATGAGTTATACCCACAAAAAGGAATATATCCGCTGGATCGAAGAGGCTAAAAAACCTCAAACAAGAGAAAATAGAAAGATAAAAATGATTCAGATGATTTTAGATGGGAAAAAGGGGATATAA
- a CDS encoding beta strand repeat-containing protein — translation MKKILLLFWILTGFFMGLSQAPEKMSYQAVMRNGSGQLLVNQGIAVKVSILQGSPAGAAVYSERLTGNTNANGLISLEIGTGTVLTGTFSTIDWPAGSYYLKTETDPAGGTSYTIVGTSQLLSVPYAMYAKSAGGGSGSFAIPYSTTVNNASTLFSLTNDGDGTSLEGVNNTATSNISAVRGIVSSASPGGFSSAVRGINNGTGGLGVGVYGSQAGSGWGVYGTTPNGLGVYGNSTGNGYGVYANSNTGTGLNATSNNGIPANIAIFNNANNNVALSASSVGNGTVVNVTTSGNGAGVKSSTAAGFGLHGITSAQSSAGVVGDNNGGGEAVVGRTTSDIAGAVVGRNDGGGYGVRGFVATNTSGTGIGVYGQVGLNNSTGRAGRFENFNQTNTTGNTVEVATNGNGNIPDNTQGNAASFIVDNTNSVGAAVRGEVNTIFGNFGAAAVFGVSSGTGGRAGLFYASNPAGNGAAMIALTDGNGNAITANAGKDGNGIETNIDGAGNALYAWVPSFATGRAGRFNIFNDANTSDVITVTTVGNGIGGNFKVDRVTGTSPAVKGEVNSQFANFGTAGIYGVSSGTGGFAGLFHASNPSGNGPALVAIADGNGNGITANASNGGDGVETTVDGTGNAIYAWVPNFSNGRAARFVNFNTSNTNAALTVETHSAGSLALFKSGNPGTVNVARIDNTGKGFFNGGTQNSGADVAEAFDVNGNISEYEPGDILVISTKADRTVEKSSTPYSTLVAGVYATKPGVLLTEEHIDIDISNKAPMGVIGVIPTKVCLENGKIKRGDLLVTSSKAGVAMKANIKKVKIGQVIGKALQDYDQKEIGKIQVLVNIK, via the coding sequence ATGAAAAAAATATTATTACTGTTTTGGATCCTGACTGGTTTCTTTATGGGACTTTCTCAGGCTCCGGAAAAAATGAGCTACCAGGCTGTCATGAGAAACGGTTCCGGACAACTCTTAGTCAATCAAGGTATAGCCGTGAAAGTAAGCATATTACAGGGATCTCCTGCCGGCGCCGCAGTCTATTCAGAAAGGCTCACCGGAAATACCAATGCCAACGGGCTTATCAGCCTTGAAATAGGAACAGGAACTGTACTTACAGGAACATTTTCCACCATCGACTGGCCTGCAGGAAGCTATTATTTAAAAACAGAAACTGACCCTGCCGGAGGAACCAGCTACACTATAGTAGGCACCAGCCAGCTGCTAAGCGTACCTTATGCTATGTATGCCAAGTCTGCAGGCGGAGGCAGCGGAAGTTTTGCTATTCCTTACAGCACAACCGTTAATAATGCTTCCACGCTGTTTTCATTAACCAACGATGGAGATGGAACCTCCCTGGAAGGAGTAAATAACACTGCTACATCAAATATTTCTGCAGTAAGGGGAATTGTAAGCAGTGCTTCTCCTGGCGGATTTTCGAGTGCTGTACGCGGTATTAATAACGGAACAGGCGGACTTGGAGTAGGGGTATACGGAAGCCAGGCCGGAAGCGGATGGGGTGTCTATGGTACCACACCAAATGGTTTAGGAGTTTACGGAAATTCCACTGGGAATGGGTACGGAGTATATGCAAACAGTAATACAGGAACCGGTCTTAATGCTACCAGTAATAATGGAATCCCTGCGAATATTGCAATCTTCAATAACGCGAATAATAATGTTGCCCTTAGCGCATCCAGCGTAGGAAATGGTACGGTTGTAAACGTTACGACCTCAGGAAACGGAGCCGGAGTAAAAAGTTCTACTGCGGCAGGATTTGGACTCCATGGGATAACTTCTGCACAATCTTCCGCTGGTGTTGTAGGTGATAACAACGGCGGTGGTGAAGCGGTAGTGGGTAGAACAACCAGTGACATTGCCGGAGCTGTTGTAGGCCGTAATGACGGAGGAGGATATGGAGTAAGAGGATTTGTTGCTACCAATACATCCGGAACAGGTATCGGCGTTTATGGACAGGTAGGCCTAAATAACAGTACAGGACGTGCAGGAAGATTTGAAAATTTTAACCAGACAAATACCACAGGAAATACCGTTGAGGTAGCAACCAATGGAAACGGAAATATTCCGGATAATACTCAAGGAAATGCAGCCTCTTTTATTGTTGACAATACCAATAGCGTAGGAGCAGCAGTAAGAGGAGAAGTAAATACTATTTTCGGAAATTTTGGTGCAGCCGCTGTATTTGGAGTTTCTTCAGGAACGGGGGGACGTGCCGGTTTATTTTATGCATCAAATCCTGCCGGAAACGGAGCCGCAATGATTGCCCTGACAGATGGTAACGGAAATGCAATCACTGCCAATGCAGGAAAAGATGGTAATGGTATTGAGACCAATATTGATGGAGCCGGAAATGCTCTTTATGCGTGGGTTCCTTCTTTTGCTACGGGACGTGCCGGACGATTTAATATTTTCAACGATGCCAATACCAGTGATGTAATCACAGTAACTACTGTAGGAAACGGTATTGGTGGAAATTTTAAAGTAGACAGAGTTACCGGAACATCTCCTGCGGTAAAAGGAGAAGTCAATTCCCAATTTGCTAATTTTGGAACTGCTGGAATTTATGGAGTATCTTCTGGAACCGGGGGATTTGCAGGTTTATTTCATGCAAGCAATCCTTCCGGAAACGGCCCGGCATTAGTTGCTATTGCTGACGGAAATGGAAATGGTATCACAGCTAATGCCTCAAATGGCGGAGATGGAGTTGAAACCACTGTGGACGGAACAGGAAATGCCATTTATGCATGGGTTCCTAATTTCAGTAATGGACGAGCTGCAAGATTTGTGAATTTTAATACATCTAATACCAATGCAGCACTTACCGTGGAAACTCATAGTGCGGGTTCTTTGGCTTTGTTTAAATCAGGAAATCCAGGAACCGTAAATGTTGCCCGTATTGATAATACAGGAAAAGGATTTTTCAATGGCGGTACCCAAAACAGTGGTGCTGACGTTGCAGAAGCTTTTGATGTCAACGGAAATATCTCTGAATATGAACCTGGTGACATTCTGGTTATCTCAACTAAAGCAGACAGGACGGTTGAGAAATCATCAACTCCCTACTCTACTCTTGTTGCCGGCGTGTATGCTACTAAACCTGGTGTACTGCTTACAGAAGAACATATCGATATTGATATTTCCAATAAAGCGCCAATGGGTGTCATTGGTGTCATTCCAACCAAAGTATGTCTTGAGAACGGAAAAATAAAAAGAGGAGATCTTTTGGTAACTTCATCTAAAGCAGGTGTTGCCATGAAAGCCAATATCAAAAAGGTAAAAATTGGCCAGGTCATCGGAAAAGCACTTCAGGATTATGATCAAAAAGAGATTGGAAAAATTCAAGTATTAGTCAACATAAAATAA
- a CDS encoding LytR/AlgR family response regulator transcription factor — translation MITHIRCMIIDDDELDRLVLQHYIKQYQNIEIVASFDSAEKAIPYLDLPIDLLITETNLRGMCGLEFRKLAHKIPACIFVSSHPELAAGVFETDTLDFITKPLTAERFHYSMERLFDFFEVKEKCKCYDAMVGENCIKIKEGGNIFQIKMKDILYLEALKDYTRIITLEKNHCILNSLGNLLQKNFFDSFVRIHRSYAVPRHLIRGKNCHEIELAHHIKLPIGRTYKDNLSFFNP, via the coding sequence ATGATTACCCATATTAGATGTATGATTATTGATGATGATGAACTGGACAGACTGGTTCTTCAGCATTATATCAAACAATACCAAAACATTGAGATTGTTGCCTCTTTTGATTCTGCAGAAAAGGCAATTCCCTATCTTGATCTCCCTATAGATCTTCTGATCACAGAAACCAATTTACGGGGAATGTGCGGGCTCGAATTCCGGAAGCTAGCCCATAAGATTCCTGCCTGTATTTTTGTAAGCTCACATCCGGAACTGGCTGCCGGAGTTTTTGAGACAGATACCTTAGATTTTATTACCAAACCACTTACCGCAGAACGTTTTCATTATTCTATGGAAAGGCTTTTCGATTTTTTTGAGGTAAAAGAGAAATGCAAATGTTATGATGCCATGGTAGGAGAAAACTGCATTAAGATAAAAGAAGGTGGAAATATTTTTCAAATCAAAATGAAAGACATCCTGTACCTGGAAGCTCTGAAAGATTATACAAGGATCATTACCCTTGAAAAAAACCACTGTATTTTAAATTCTCTGGGAAATCTCCTGCAAAAAAACTTTTTTGACTCTTTTGTCAGAATACACAGAAGCTATGCGGTTCCCCGCCACCTCATCCGCGGAAAGAACTGCCACGAAATAGAACTGGCGCATCATATCAAACTTCCTATCGGACGCACCTACAAGGATAATCTTTCTTTTTTTAATCCTTAA
- a CDS encoding spondin domain-containing protein — translation MNKFIFRTSVLAAATLAAFTLSSCSDSDNDMMTDMSFQRTITVENVVTPKDFVESGSFQGTETPPIILPGQSVSVKFSAGKTQALMFATMYGASKDWFFASQQPGIKLFDTNGNAITGDVSSSVRLWDNGTRDDTTGQADSKPIMQVPNVDASQLMKLNLAYNDVTSEFTLTITNTSAGTANETPFSPGVWAVSNYNGSQLLNNAPFFTPNALSNPEITDIAQMGNISKMMTKLNANTGIMTSLSPTLIVVYHGDKNPIYELGKTDSEMGLKDIAQFGNVTKLQNSLKSLQNVKGVYIAMLR, via the coding sequence ATGAACAAGTTTATTTTCAGAACATCGGTTTTAGCGGCAGCTACTCTAGCTGCATTTACTCTTTCTTCATGCAGTGATTCGGATAATGACATGATGACGGATATGTCTTTTCAAAGAACTATCACTGTTGAAAATGTCGTAACTCCTAAAGATTTTGTAGAAAGCGGAAGTTTTCAGGGAACAGAAACTCCTCCTATTATCTTGCCCGGACAGTCTGTTTCTGTTAAATTCAGTGCTGGAAAAACACAGGCCTTGATGTTTGCAACAATGTATGGAGCTTCAAAAGACTGGTTTTTTGCGTCTCAACAACCGGGAATCAAATTGTTTGACACCAATGGAAATGCCATTACCGGGGATGTTTCTTCAAGTGTACGACTGTGGGATAACGGAACCAGGGATGACACAACAGGACAGGCAGACAGCAAGCCTATTATGCAGGTTCCTAACGTAGATGCATCTCAGCTTATGAAGCTCAATCTTGCTTACAATGATGTAACTTCAGAATTTACCCTCACTATTACCAATACGTCAGCGGGAACTGCCAACGAAACGCCTTTTTCTCCCGGAGTATGGGCCGTATCAAACTATAACGGTTCTCAATTGCTTAATAATGCTCCGTTTTTTACTCCTAATGCACTCTCCAATCCAGAAATTACTGATATTGCTCAAATGGGAAACATCAGTAAAATGATGACCAAGCTGAATGCCAACACTGGTATTATGACCAGCCTTTCTCCTACATTGATAGTCGTTTACCATGGTGACAAAAATCCGATTTATGAATTGGGAAAAACAGACAGCGAAATGGGATTAAAAGACATTGCTCAGTTTGGAAATGTAACGAAGCTCCAAAACAGCCTTAAATCTTTACAGAACGTAAAAGGGGTATATATTGCAATGCTCCGATAG
- a CDS encoding META domain-containing protein has translation MKKILLSIFAILLLGLVLNCSAVPDKNPSLQRQWMLVSFDGFSKEQLIANKAEINLTASIVDGKIQGNAYMGCNQMSFVSEFKKGGKVKISNGVSTMKACQDMNLETSFQKKFKTMTKYSVEGHFLTLTDDKGNSMKFVAADWD, from the coding sequence ATGAAAAAGATACTCTTATCAATTTTTGCAATTTTACTTTTAGGACTTGTTCTGAATTGTTCCGCAGTGCCGGATAAAAATCCTTCTCTTCAAAGACAGTGGATGCTGGTTTCCTTTGATGGCTTTTCAAAAGAACAGCTCATTGCGAATAAAGCGGAAATCAATCTGACAGCCAGTATTGTTGACGGTAAGATTCAAGGGAATGCTTATATGGGATGCAACCAAATGTCTTTCGTATCCGAATTTAAAAAAGGAGGGAAAGTGAAAATTTCAAACGGAGTCAGTACCATGAAAGCCTGCCAGGATATGAATCTTGAAACATCTTTTCAGAAGAAATTTAAAACCATGACAAAATATTCGGTAGAAGGACATTTCCTTACTTTAACGGATGATAAAGGAAATTCAATGAAATTTGTAGCTGCAGATTGGGATTAA
- a CDS encoding S46 family peptidase, producing the protein MKRLFLLFTFLLGFAQMRADEGMWLLMLIKRLNGVDMQKEGLHLTPEEIYSVNNSSLKDAIVSFGGFCTGEIVSDKGLIFTNHHCGYGAVAAASTPEKDYLKNGFWAMKQKDEFNAKDLYVRFLVRMDDATQRITSKLNNNMTGAERKAVIDAETKAIQTENSENGKYTVVVKDFFNGNEFYYFVYQDYKDIRLVGAPPSSLGKFGGDTDNWEWPRHTADFTVFRVYADAAGNPAEYSPSNTPLKPKHFLPVSLKGIKPGDFSMILGYPGRTNRYLTSYGIQQMVTKDYPAWVEASKLAMDVMKKYMDKDKATQLNYASQYASVANYWKNRQGTIDAVEKNGTISDKQKIEETYNKWAAMPGNDVYNGVLEDIGVYYKQVSDRNVERNYASQFTRNAKYITLAMQVGSVLKAYAAQDMQGRLAMKAKTEAAIKAAYENFNPSLEGEMLAAMTSLYQARVKNPDVASATILGLDAKTVSNLAYSSIFANKTSATNFLLNPDALKLDADPLWKAANGIVADQKISTERFVKIDDNFAKNNRLFLAGLMKAMPEKKFYPDANSTMRLTYGTVDKLPIRSDRNYFGITDNYYTDMTGLVGKYKKGDEEFDLPQRVIDLYNLKDFGQYADAAGYMPVNFLSNNDITGGNSGSPVIDGDGNLIGIAFDGNSEALSGDIVFEQEWQKTINVDVRFVLWTIDKFAGARRLVDELKLVRGENTPADTKTKNSGTTTTPKKAKK; encoded by the coding sequence ATGAAAAGACTATTTCTACTATTCACTTTCTTACTGGGCTTTGCTCAGATGAGGGCGGATGAGGGGATGTGGCTGCTAATGCTCATCAAAAGACTTAACGGTGTTGATATGCAAAAAGAGGGTCTGCACCTTACGCCTGAGGAAATTTATTCTGTAAACAATTCAAGTTTAAAGGATGCTATCGTAAGTTTCGGTGGTTTCTGTACAGGTGAGATTGTTTCTGATAAAGGACTTATTTTTACTAACCACCACTGTGGTTATGGTGCTGTAGCTGCGGCTTCTACACCAGAAAAAGATTATTTGAAGAACGGTTTCTGGGCAATGAAACAGAAAGACGAATTCAATGCAAAGGATCTTTATGTAAGATTTTTAGTGAGAATGGATGATGCTACGCAGAGAATCACTTCTAAACTAAACAACAATATGACCGGAGCAGAGAGAAAAGCTGTTATTGATGCTGAAACAAAAGCAATTCAGACAGAAAACTCTGAGAACGGAAAATATACTGTAGTGGTAAAAGATTTCTTCAACGGAAATGAATTCTACTATTTCGTATATCAGGATTATAAAGACATCAGATTGGTAGGTGCTCCACCTTCATCACTAGGAAAATTCGGAGGAGATACAGATAACTGGGAATGGCCGAGACACACTGCGGACTTCACGGTTTTCAGAGTATATGCTGATGCTGCAGGAAACCCTGCTGAATATTCTCCAAGCAACACTCCTTTGAAGCCTAAGCATTTCCTTCCGGTTTCTCTTAAAGGAATCAAGCCTGGTGACTTCTCAATGATCTTAGGCTACCCTGGAAGAACAAACCGTTACCTGACTTCTTACGGAATTCAACAGATGGTAACTAAAGATTACCCGGCTTGGGTTGAAGCTTCTAAACTTGCCATGGATGTTATGAAAAAATACATGGATAAGGATAAGGCAACTCAGCTTAACTATGCTTCTCAATATGCTTCTGTAGCTAACTACTGGAAAAACAGACAAGGTACTATTGATGCAGTAGAGAAAAACGGAACCATTTCTGACAAACAAAAGATTGAGGAGACCTACAACAAATGGGCTGCAATGCCAGGAAATGATGTGTACAACGGAGTTTTAGAAGATATTGGAGTGTACTACAAACAAGTATCTGATAGAAACGTTGAAAGAAACTATGCTTCACAGTTTACAAGAAATGCAAAATACATTACTCTTGCTATGCAGGTAGGTTCTGTACTGAAAGCTTATGCTGCTCAGGATATGCAGGGAAGACTGGCAATGAAGGCTAAAACTGAAGCGGCGATCAAAGCGGCTTATGAAAACTTCAATCCATCTTTGGAAGGTGAAATGCTTGCCGCTATGACAAGTCTTTACCAGGCAAGAGTTAAAAACCCTGACGTTGCTTCTGCTACTATTTTAGGGTTGGATGCTAAGACTGTTTCTAATCTTGCTTATTCTTCAATCTTTGCTAACAAGACTTCTGCAACGAACTTCTTATTGAACCCTGATGCATTGAAGCTTGATGCTGATCCACTTTGGAAAGCTGCTAACGGAATTGTTGCTGATCAAAAAATAAGCACTGAAAGATTTGTAAAAATAGATGATAATTTTGCAAAAAATAACCGTCTGTTTTTAGCAGGTCTTATGAAGGCTATGCCTGAGAAAAAATTCTACCCGGATGCTAACTCTACGATGAGATTAACTTACGGTACTGTAGATAAATTACCTATCAGAAGTGACAGAAACTATTTCGGTATTACGGATAACTATTATACAGATATGACTGGTCTTGTTGGAAAATACAAGAAAGGTGATGAAGAGTTTGATCTTCCTCAAAGAGTGATTGACCTTTACAACCTTAAAGATTTCGGTCAGTATGCTGATGCAGCTGGTTATATGCCTGTAAACTTCCTTTCTAACAATGATATTACAGGAGGTAACTCTGGTTCGCCGGTAATTGATGGAGACGGAAACCTTATCGGTATTGCTTTCGATGGTAACAGTGAAGCATTAAGCGGTGATATCGTATTCGAGCAGGAATGGCAGAAAACAATCAACGTAGACGTTCGTTTCGTTCTTTGGACAATTGATAAGTTTGCTGGTGCAAGAAGATTAGTTGACGAATTGAAGCTTGTAAGAGGTGAAAACACTCCAGCTGATACAAAAACTAAAAACTCAGGTACTACAACAACGCCTAAGAAAGCTAAAAAATAA
- a CDS encoding DUF4919 domain-containing protein has protein sequence MKYHFFLLFIIFSVFGFSQKSKLDLKAVEKSLKNSDSPYNYEKLIFKYKGYPKSLDSIESQYLYYGRNFRKDKISTSDDSFKSLAEAFKQNNFADCIKQGKALYDKDPTNLDVLLILLRAYDSLKDGSNFMHHLNQFRSLTEGIKISGDGKSEKTAYIVNSVGDEYILLNILNIGQDYTRSSKPAKDGMFDVWEKEGQQLYIKILYLELTN, from the coding sequence ATGAAATATCACTTTTTCCTTTTATTCATCATATTTTCGGTTTTTGGTTTCAGCCAGAAATCAAAACTTGATTTAAAAGCTGTTGAGAAAAGTCTCAAAAATTCTGATTCTCCTTATAATTACGAGAAGCTTATTTTTAAATATAAAGGATATCCAAAGTCTTTGGACAGTATAGAGTCACAATATCTTTACTATGGAAGAAATTTCAGGAAAGATAAGATAAGTACTTCAGATGATAGCTTTAAAAGCCTTGCTGAAGCCTTTAAACAGAATAATTTTGCAGACTGTATCAAGCAGGGAAAAGCCTTGTATGATAAAGATCCTACGAATCTGGATGTTTTGCTGATCCTTCTCAGAGCCTATGATTCTTTGAAGGATGGCAGCAATTTTATGCATCACCTGAATCAGTTTCGTTCGCTTACGGAAGGAATAAAAATATCAGGAGACGGCAAATCTGAAAAAACAGCCTATATCGTCAATTCTGTAGGAGATGAATATATTCTGCTGAACATTCTGAATATAGGACAGGATTATACGAGAAGCTCAAAACCTGCTAAGGATGGCATGTTTGATGTTTGGGAAAAAGAGGGGCAGCAGCTCTATATTAAAATACTCTATTTGGAACTCACCAATTAA
- the hflX gene encoding GTPase HflX, with amino-acid sequence MLEKKEHNYEKAVLVGVITQNQDEEKLTEYLDELEFLAFTAGATVQKRFTQKLTQPDSKTFIGSGKAIEIKEYVKENEIGTVIFDDELSPSQLKNLERDMEVKILDRTNLILDIFAQRAQTSYARTQVELAQYQYLLPRLTRMWTHLERQKGGIGMRGPGETEIETDRRIIRDRITLLKEKLKTIDKQMATQRNNRGKVVRAALVGYTNVGKSTLMNSISKSEVFAENKLFATLDTTVRKVVIGNLPFLLTDTVGFIRKLPTQLVESFKSTLDEVREADLLIHVVDISHESFEDHIESVNHILMEINAHQKPMIMIFNKIDDFSYEKKDDDDLTPSTRKNISLEEWKKTWMGKSKYPTVFISALTKENFPEMKKMIYDEVMKIHISRFPYNDFLFEYFDNDEEEESNN; translated from the coding sequence ATGTTAGAAAAGAAAGAACATAACTATGAGAAAGCAGTCTTGGTGGGTGTTATTACCCAGAATCAGGACGAAGAAAAACTGACGGAGTATTTAGATGAACTTGAGTTTTTAGCTTTCACAGCCGGAGCAACCGTACAAAAGCGTTTTACCCAAAAACTGACTCAGCCGGATTCCAAAACCTTCATCGGAAGCGGAAAAGCAATTGAGATAAAAGAATATGTAAAAGAAAACGAGATCGGAACTGTAATTTTCGATGACGAGCTTTCTCCTTCACAGCTTAAAAACCTGGAAAGAGATATGGAGGTTAAGATTTTGGACCGTACCAATCTTATTCTTGATATTTTTGCTCAGAGAGCCCAGACTTCTTATGCGAGAACTCAGGTAGAGCTGGCACAATATCAGTATCTTTTACCGCGATTGACGAGAATGTGGACTCACCTTGAGCGTCAGAAAGGGGGAATCGGAATGAGGGGTCCGGGGGAAACGGAAATTGAAACTGACCGCCGTATTATCCGTGACAGAATTACATTGCTGAAAGAAAAACTGAAGACCATTGACAAGCAGATGGCGACCCAGCGTAATAACCGTGGGAAAGTAGTTCGTGCAGCTTTGGTAGGATATACCAATGTTGGAAAATCTACTTTGATGAATTCCATTTCAAAATCTGAGGTTTTTGCAGAAAATAAACTATTTGCCACTTTGGATACCACAGTAAGAAAAGTGGTAATCGGAAATTTACCGTTCCTGCTTACGGATACGGTAGGGTTTATCAGAAAATTGCCAACTCAGCTGGTAGAATCATTCAAATCTACTTTGGATGAGGTTCGTGAAGCTGATCTTTTGATCCATGTGGTAGATATTTCTCATGAAAGCTTTGAAGATCACATAGAATCTGTAAATCATATTTTGATGGAAATTAATGCTCATCAGAAACCAATGATCATGATTTTCAATAAGATCGATGATTTCAGCTATGAGAAAAAGGATGATGATGATCTTACACCATCAACCCGTAAAAATATCTCTCTGGAAGAGTGGAAAAAAACATGGATGGGGAAATCAAAATACCCAACGGTATTTATTTCTGCTTTAACGAAGGAAAACTTTCCGGAAATGAAGAAAATGATTTACGATGAGGTAATGAAGATTCATATTTCCAGATTTCCATACAACGATTTCCTTTTCGAATATTTCGATAACGACGAGGAAGAAGAAAGCAACAATTAA
- a CDS encoding T9SS type A sorting domain-containing protein, whose amino-acid sequence MERISIYCIMLSVFSIPILHAQSAVLATGLDASAANGFVSYSVGQMTYLEKGTGQVLEGVQQPYEIITLTSLETSSELTGILLYPNPFRDYLYLDFTSNNFKGSEYQLFDAQGKLVKKDKISESKSELNFSSLPSAMYIIRITQNGENIKTFKIIKK is encoded by the coding sequence ATGGAAAGAATATCTATTTATTGTATTATGCTGTCTGTCTTTTCCATTCCCATACTGCACGCACAATCTGCAGTTTTGGCAACCGGACTGGACGCTTCAGCAGCTAATGGTTTTGTTTCTTACAGTGTAGGCCAGATGACCTATCTAGAAAAAGGAACAGGACAGGTTCTCGAAGGTGTTCAACAGCCTTACGAAATTATTACTCTTACTTCCCTTGAAACTTCTTCTGAACTCACAGGCATTTTGCTCTACCCCAATCCTTTCAGAGATTATTTGTATTTGGATTTTACCTCAAATAATTTTAAGGGATCAGAGTATCAGTTATTCGATGCCCAAGGTAAGCTGGTAAAAAAAGATAAGATCTCAGAATCAAAATCTGAGCTTAATTTCTCCTCACTTCCTTCTGCAATGTACATCATCAGGATCACTCAAAATGGAGAAAATATTAAAACATTTAAAATCATCAAAAAATAA